In a single window of the Acetivibrio clariflavus DSM 19732 genome:
- a CDS encoding alpha/beta hydrolase — protein MTAGTFTFKSHDGEEIFTYEWFPKNTVLKGIVHITHGLSEHAGRYANFAAELNSSGYAVYAHDQRGHGKTAKNTDNLVHIGEGGWNSMQKDLLLLIDIIKSNHSDLPFFLFGHSMGSFILRNILQNNPPEVNGVILSGTGFYERIALNAGILLAKSMVKRKGGQKRSYYINKITFRAFNANIPNPRTFFDWISRDEKVVADFYNDPLCRINCSNNLFLELFKGLKTIEHPKNIEKISKNIPIFLVSGDNDPVGHWGKDVPELANLYKSIGVKEVRYKLYPGARHEIINEINKAEVIRDIIDWMNSIA, from the coding sequence ATGACAGCCGGAACTTTTACATTTAAGTCCCATGACGGTGAAGAGATTTTTACATATGAATGGTTTCCCAAAAATACAGTGCTTAAGGGCATTGTCCACATAACTCATGGACTGTCCGAACATGCCGGAAGGTATGCAAACTTTGCAGCAGAATTGAATTCTTCCGGCTATGCAGTTTATGCCCACGACCAAAGAGGTCACGGAAAAACAGCCAAAAATACCGATAATCTTGTTCACATCGGTGAAGGCGGCTGGAATTCCATGCAAAAAGACCTTTTACTGCTTATCGATATAATAAAAAGCAATCACTCTGACTTACCCTTTTTCCTTTTTGGGCACAGCATGGGAAGTTTTATTTTAAGAAATATACTTCAAAATAATCCTCCTGAGGTAAATGGAGTAATTTTATCAGGTACCGGATTCTATGAAAGGATTGCATTAAATGCAGGCATTCTACTGGCAAAATCTATGGTCAAAAGAAAAGGCGGGCAAAAAAGAAGCTATTACATAAATAAAATTACGTTTAGAGCTTTTAATGCAAATATTCCTAATCCCAGAACTTTTTTCGACTGGATCAGCAGGGATGAAAAGGTTGTTGCCGACTTTTACAATGATCCTCTCTGCAGAATAAACTGTTCAAACAATCTATTTCTTGAGCTTTTTAAAGGTTTAAAGACAATTGAGCATCCGAAAAATATTGAAAAGATTTCAAAAAACATCCCTATATTTCTCGTTTCGGGAGATAACGACCCAGTAGGCCACTGGGGCAAAGATGTGCCTGAACTGGCGAATCTGTACAAAAGCATCGGTGTAAAAGAAGTCCGGTACAAGTTATACCCCGGTGCAAGACATGAGATAATCAATGAAATAAATAAAGCAGAAGTTATAAGGGATATAATTGATTGGATGAACTCAATTGCATAA
- a CDS encoding CCA tRNA nucleotidyltransferase yields MTEHFSVKLPEEVAHILKALNDNNHQAYIVGGCVRDIILNKDPKDWDISTSATTDEIKAIFNKTIDTGIKHGTVSVVIGNKVVEVTSFRTFNPDESKSLITDLSHRDLTINSMAYHPEEGLLDPFSGLEDIKNAVIRAVGNPSDRFMEDPLRMLRAVRFSATLGFDIDKSTLDAIKSCSQLIVNISRERIRDELTKILISNRPFKFILLRDVQLLKYILPEFDICFDITQNHPYHIYNVAEHSLKAVSEIENDIGLRWAILLHDTGKAVTKFTDKDGTDHFYGHPEKSVDIAKNVLERLKFDNKTIAKVCRLIRHHDKRIQPDFKSVRKAVNTIGEDFFMDLLKVQEADKKGQNPEFLNTSLTELNKIKEIYKEISNEKHCLSVKDLKINGRDLIALGFRQSKEIGCILEKLLNNVLEKPELNTYNDLIEMAKSLKNQQGESL; encoded by the coding sequence ATGACAGAACATTTTTCCGTAAAGCTGCCGGAAGAAGTGGCACATATTTTAAAAGCATTAAATGATAACAACCACCAAGCATATATTGTTGGAGGTTGTGTAAGGGATATTATTTTAAACAAAGATCCCAAGGATTGGGACATTTCAACCTCTGCAACCACTGATGAAATCAAGGCCATATTCAATAAAACAATTGACACCGGAATAAAGCACGGAACTGTTTCGGTAGTTATTGGGAATAAAGTTGTGGAAGTTACAAGCTTCAGAACCTTTAATCCCGATGAAAGCAAAAGCTTGATTACCGATCTTTCCCACAGAGATTTAACAATAAATTCAATGGCATATCATCCGGAAGAGGGTTTGCTTGATCCCTTTTCGGGTCTTGAGGATATAAAAAATGCTGTTATACGCGCTGTCGGCAATCCTTCCGACCGATTTATGGAAGACCCTTTAAGAATGCTTCGTGCAGTGCGTTTCAGTGCCACATTAGGGTTTGACATTGATAAATCCACTCTTGATGCAATTAAAAGTTGCAGTCAACTTATTGTCAATATCAGCCGGGAACGTATCAGAGATGAACTGACAAAGATTCTTATATCGAATCGGCCTTTTAAATTTATTCTTTTAAGAGATGTGCAGCTCTTAAAATATATATTGCCTGAATTTGACATATGTTTTGATATTACTCAAAATCATCCTTATCATATTTATAATGTTGCCGAGCATTCATTAAAGGCAGTCTCTGAAATTGAAAATGATATTGGCTTAAGATGGGCAATACTTCTTCACGATACCGGAAAAGCCGTGACAAAATTCACTGATAAGGACGGAACAGACCATTTTTACGGTCACCCTGAAAAAAGTGTGGATATAGCAAAAAATGTACTGGAAAGGCTTAAGTTCGATAACAAAACTATTGCAAAAGTTTGCCGCCTTATCAGACACCATGACAAGCGCATACAGCCCGATTTCAAGTCTGTGCGCAAGGCTGTAAACACAATCGGTGAAGATTTTTTTATGGACCTTCTGAAAGTTCAGGAAGCGGATAAAAAAGGTCAAAACCCTGAATTTCTTAACACCTCGCTTACAGAGCTGAATAAGATAAAAGAAATATATAAAGAAATTAGTAATGAAAAGCATTGTCTGTCAGTCAAAGACCTGAAAATAAACGGCAGGGATCTTATCGCATTAGGTTTTCGACAGAGCAAGGAAATTGGATGCATACTTGAAAAATTATTAAATAACGTATTGGAAAAACCCGAGTTAAATACCTACAATGATTTGATTGAAATGGCAAAGTCTTTAAAAAATCAGCAAGGTGAGAGCTTATGA